The following proteins are co-located in the Paenibacillus sp. FSL H8-0079 genome:
- a CDS encoding type III PLP-dependent enzyme: MKPSVWHAIDELQCGTEDPVCAYVYDLAGIQEQVRQMLDSMPGNTQLFYAIKANPDPRIIEALLPLVKGFEVASIGELLKVRAVSQAVPILFGGPGKKESELRLAIENGVSYIHVESLLELRRIIAIAKEREKEHVQVEGSKQKQEWNRKSEQGYMQAYGEERMQAQEVRILLRINLRSSTLPRTKIVMGGGPSPFGIDEEAVEEAIELICVEGAGLVRLSGFHFHSLSNNMDARLHAEMIELYLQKVEQWQQQYDLPVEVVNAGGGFGVTYDGSPGFDWPLFTSLLEQSEARERLASRGGQLYFESGRLLVADHGYYAAEVTDIKTSHDQYFAVLRGGTHHNRLPASWGHNHPFQIMETDRWKHSFDRPEVGNGRVHIVGELCTPKDRMHSDAEIALLRVGDIVVFEKSGAYCWTISHHDFLGHPHPAFHYLTEDNNHVNTDEAFQSASR; encoded by the coding sequence ATGAAACCTAGTGTATGGCATGCGATTGATGAACTGCAATGCGGGACGGAAGACCCGGTATGTGCTTACGTCTATGATCTGGCTGGCATTCAGGAACAGGTACGTCAGATGTTAGACAGCATGCCTGGGAACACACAGTTGTTCTACGCCATTAAGGCGAATCCAGATCCGCGGATCATTGAGGCGTTGCTTCCATTGGTGAAGGGCTTTGAAGTGGCTTCAATTGGAGAGTTGCTCAAGGTTAGAGCTGTAAGCCAAGCAGTTCCGATTCTGTTCGGTGGTCCGGGTAAAAAGGAGAGCGAGCTGAGGCTAGCCATCGAGAATGGCGTGAGTTACATCCATGTGGAAAGTTTGCTGGAGCTGCGGCGCATCATCGCGATTGCGAAAGAGCGAGAGAAGGAGCATGTTCAGGTGGAGGGGAGCAAGCAAAAGCAAGAATGGAACCGGAAATCGGAGCAGGGATATATGCAAGCGTACGGCGAGGAACGGATGCAAGCGCAGGAGGTTCGCATTCTGCTCCGAATAAACCTGCGAAGCAGTACGCTACCTCGGACGAAGATTGTTATGGGCGGTGGGCCGAGTCCTTTTGGAATCGATGAAGAGGCGGTGGAAGAAGCCATCGAACTTATTTGTGTGGAAGGCGCGGGTTTAGTTCGGTTAAGCGGGTTCCACTTTCACTCCTTGTCCAACAATATGGACGCCAGGCTGCATGCCGAGATGATCGAACTGTATTTGCAAAAGGTGGAGCAGTGGCAGCAGCAGTATGATCTTCCTGTGGAAGTGGTGAATGCAGGAGGTGGGTTCGGTGTCACGTATGATGGTAGTCCCGGATTCGACTGGCCCTTGTTCACTTCTCTGCTGGAGCAAAGTGAAGCCAGAGAGCGCCTTGCTTCACGCGGAGGCCAGCTGTATTTTGAATCGGGTCGACTGCTGGTGGCAGACCACGGGTATTACGCCGCAGAGGTTACGGATATCAAAACCTCTCATGATCAGTATTTTGCTGTGTTAAGGGGAGGTACGCACCACAATCGTTTGCCTGCTTCATGGGGACATAACCACCCGTTTCAAATTATGGAGACGGACCGATGGAAGCATTCATTTGACCGACCAGAGGTAGGAAATGGTCGAGTCCATATCGTAGGTGAGCTGTGTACACCGAAGGATCGCATGCATTCCGATGCGGAGATAGCGCTGCTACGGGTAGGAGACATTGTTGTATTTGAAAAGTCTGGAGCTTATTGCTGGACCATTTCGCATCATGATTTTCTGGGGCATCCGCACCCGGCATTCCATTATCTAACGGAGGACAATAATCATGTCAACACTGATGAAGCGTTCCAGTCTGCAAGCCGCTGA
- a CDS encoding glycoside hydrolase family 2 TIM barrel-domain containing protein — MNQKRFFNDGWQFAKSKLDVTEPAGLVYEPVELPHDWLIYNTLELYEDSIGWYRKTFHYTKDERQLLLCFDGVYMDSSVYVNGQLVGEWKYGYSAFEHEITKALVEGDNEIMVKVVHQSPNSRWYSGAGIYRHVWLKTRDRNHIVTDGTYVSIKQQADGWQVELDTELNLEQNQQAELVHTILYEGQVVASSQANVTTLASENAVISADSQQIIVENPNLWSPDAPHLYELVTELRLTSDDQEQRTVESVSQRIGFRDIKLDANEGFHLNGVKMKLNGVCEHHDLGALGAAFNLTALRRRFVLLKEMGVNAIRTAHNMPAKEFMELADEMGMLVVSEAFDMWERAKTPYDYARFFPEWVHTDVKSWVKRDRNHASLIMWSIGNEIYDTHADERGQEVTRMLMDYVLEFDPKGNAGVTIGSNYMPWENAQKCADIVKLAGYNYAEKYYDKHHEEHPDWIIYGSETSSVVQSRGIYHFPFEQPILADDDEQCSALGNSTTSWGAKSAEYCILAERDTPYSLGQFLWTGFDYIGEPTPYHTKNSYFGQLDTATFPKDSYYIYQAAWTDYKKSPMVHLFPYWDFSPGQIIDVRVCSNAPKIELQLNGKTIGTYDIDHANGTQLSGWWKVPYEEGELKAIAYDENGKIIATDVQRSYTDAKRIRLQADREQLQANGTDLIFVEIDVEDEAGNPVHNANNRVQVQVSGAGRLLGLDNGDSTDYDPYKGLSRRLFSGKLMAIIGATNEAGTVRIEVSSEGLEGATAEFESQVVDGELDSEKQVQPVFVNNEERPVLTGNAQEIPLRKIEIISTAGQLLDPSNPELVVTAKLYPENTSYRDIEWAVVNDAGIESNIAKVEAVQAETGDNGEHQHAVKVSAIGDGEFRLRATSTNGTDKTKLISQLEFKADGLGTAYKDPYGFITGGLYDYTKGEVGNGNERGVATSRDGETHVGFRNIDFGPYGSDTITIPIFTLSTEEYFIQIWEGMPDEEGSTMIADVVYDKESIWNVYQEETYQLSKRLSGITSICFVLKQKIHIKGFSFERQSRAFEQNAAASCDHLYGDTFKIEADRVEGIGNNVSLEFENMDFTAEGTSKLVIYGHSPIDKNTIHIRFAGADGQSNQLVEFTQSGGYEERVFELEQVTGEQKVSFIFLPGSQFDFGWFRFEK; from the coding sequence ATGAATCAGAAGAGGTTTTTTAATGACGGATGGCAATTTGCGAAAAGCAAGCTGGATGTTACGGAACCTGCGGGTCTGGTGTATGAACCTGTAGAGCTTCCCCATGATTGGCTGATATATAATACGCTCGAACTGTATGAAGACAGCATCGGATGGTACCGCAAGACGTTCCATTATACGAAGGATGAGCGGCAGCTTTTGCTTTGTTTTGATGGCGTATACATGGATTCTTCGGTGTATGTGAATGGGCAGTTGGTTGGAGAGTGGAAGTATGGCTATTCTGCTTTTGAACATGAGATCACGAAAGCACTGGTGGAAGGCGATAATGAGATTATGGTCAAAGTGGTACATCAGAGCCCGAACAGCAGATGGTATTCCGGGGCCGGAATCTATCGCCATGTGTGGCTGAAGACGAGAGATCGTAACCATATCGTCACGGATGGAACGTATGTATCCATCAAGCAGCAGGCGGATGGCTGGCAGGTGGAATTGGATACGGAGCTGAACCTGGAACAGAATCAGCAAGCAGAACTGGTGCATACGATCTTGTATGAAGGTCAAGTGGTGGCATCCAGTCAAGCGAATGTTACGACTTTGGCGAGTGAGAATGCGGTTATATCTGCAGATAGCCAACAGATCATTGTGGAGAATCCAAACTTGTGGAGCCCAGATGCACCGCATCTGTATGAACTGGTGACGGAGCTGCGGTTGACCTCGGATGATCAGGAACAACGGACAGTTGAATCGGTATCACAGCGCATTGGATTCCGGGATATCAAGCTGGATGCCAATGAAGGGTTCCACCTGAACGGGGTCAAGATGAAGCTGAACGGTGTATGTGAACACCATGATCTCGGGGCGCTGGGAGCTGCTTTTAACCTAACGGCACTGCGCAGAAGATTCGTTTTGCTCAAAGAGATGGGCGTTAACGCCATCCGCACCGCGCATAATATGCCTGCCAAAGAGTTCATGGAACTCGCCGATGAGATGGGTATGCTGGTTGTGTCGGAAGCCTTTGATATGTGGGAACGTGCTAAAACCCCATACGACTATGCGAGATTTTTCCCAGAGTGGGTGCATACCGATGTGAAGAGTTGGGTGAAGCGCGACCGTAACCATGCCAGCTTGATCATGTGGAGTATTGGGAACGAAATTTACGATACCCACGCCGATGAACGTGGACAGGAAGTAACCCGAATGCTGATGGATTATGTGCTGGAATTTGATCCAAAAGGCAATGCAGGCGTAACGATTGGTTCGAACTACATGCCTTGGGAAAATGCACAAAAATGTGCGGACATCGTGAAGCTGGCAGGCTACAACTACGCGGAAAAATATTACGACAAACATCATGAAGAGCATCCGGACTGGATCATCTATGGTAGTGAGACTTCTTCCGTAGTACAGAGTCGTGGCATCTATCACTTCCCGTTCGAACAGCCGATTCTGGCAGATGATGACGAGCAGTGCTCGGCTTTGGGTAACAGTACGACGAGCTGGGGCGCGAAGTCGGCGGAATATTGCATTTTGGCAGAACGGGATACACCGTATTCGCTGGGTCAGTTCCTGTGGACCGGATTCGATTATATCGGAGAGCCGACACCGTATCATACGAAGAATTCGTATTTTGGACAGCTGGATACAGCAACGTTCCCGAAAGACTCCTATTACATCTACCAAGCGGCTTGGACGGATTATAAGAAAAGTCCGATGGTTCACCTGTTCCCTTACTGGGATTTCAGCCCGGGTCAGATTATTGATGTACGCGTGTGCAGCAACGCGCCGAAGATTGAGCTGCAACTCAACGGTAAAACCATTGGCACGTACGATATCGATCATGCGAATGGAACACAGCTGTCTGGCTGGTGGAAAGTGCCGTATGAAGAGGGCGAGCTGAAAGCGATCGCTTACGACGAGAACGGTAAGATCATTGCAACCGATGTGCAAAGATCCTATACGGATGCGAAGAGAATCCGTCTGCAAGCGGATCGGGAGCAACTACAAGCGAATGGCACAGACCTCATTTTTGTAGAAATTGATGTAGAAGATGAGGCAGGTAATCCGGTTCACAATGCGAACAACCGCGTGCAAGTTCAGGTGAGTGGTGCAGGTCGATTGCTGGGTCTGGATAATGGGGACAGCACCGACTATGATCCATACAAAGGATTGAGCAGAAGACTGTTCAGCGGCAAACTGATGGCGATCATCGGAGCGACAAATGAAGCTGGAACGGTACGGATTGAAGTTTCTTCCGAAGGGTTGGAAGGGGCTACGGCTGAGTTTGAATCGCAGGTTGTGGATGGGGAACTTGATAGTGAGAAGCAAGTTCAACCTGTCTTCGTGAACAATGAAGAACGTCCAGTGCTTACGGGAAATGCTCAGGAGATTCCTTTGCGGAAAATCGAGATCATCAGTACTGCAGGACAGTTGCTCGATCCGTCCAACCCGGAGCTGGTCGTAACCGCCAAACTGTATCCTGAGAACACCTCCTACCGGGATATCGAGTGGGCTGTTGTGAATGATGCGGGGATCGAGTCCAACATTGCCAAAGTGGAAGCTGTTCAAGCAGAAACGGGCGACAACGGTGAGCATCAACATGCGGTGAAGGTATCAGCTATAGGTGACGGGGAGTTCCGACTTCGCGCAACCAGTACCAACGGTACGGATAAAACGAAACTCATCTCCCAGCTGGAGTTCAAGGCGGACGGTCTGGGTACAGCATACAAAGATCCATACGGCTTCATCACGGGCGGACTGTACGATTACACCAAAGGTGAGGTAGGTAACGGTAATGAGCGCGGGGTAGCGACAAGTCGTGACGGAGAGACGCATGTAGGCTTCCGTAATATTGACTTCGGACCATACGGCTCCGATACGATTACCATTCCGATCTTTACGTTGTCTACTGAGGAGTACTTCATTCAGATCTGGGAAGGTATGCCGGATGAAGAGGGAAGCACGATGATCGCAGATGTGGTGTATGACAAAGAGTCCATTTGGAATGTGTACCAGGAAGAGACGTACCAATTGTCCAAACGCCTTAGCGGGATCACGTCGATCTGTTTTGTGTTGAAGCAGAAGATTCATATTAAAGGGTTCTCCTTCGAACGTCAGAGTCGGGCCTTTGAACAGAATGCGGCTGCATCCTGTGATCATCTCTACGGAGATACGTTTAAAATTGAAGCTGATCGAGTAGAAGGTATCGGGAACAATGTGTCGCTGGAGTTTGAAAACATGGACTTTACGGCAGAAGGTACATCGAAGCTCGTGATTTATGGCCATTCACCGATTGATAAGAATACCATTCATATTCGTTTTGCAGGTGCGGACGGACAGAGCAACCAGTTGGTTGAGTTCACACAGTCGGGTGGATATGAGGAGCGGGTGTTTGAGCTTGAGCAGGTGACAGGTGAGCAAAAAGTAAGCTTTATCTTCCTGCCAGGCAGTCAGTTTGACTTCGGCTGGTTCCGATTCGAGAAATAA
- a CDS encoding IucA/IucC family protein, whose protein sequence is MSTLMKRSSLQAAERGIMADLMNSFLSEQLLPLEGYSFIDFAAAPAPFRRLYKGYDSEEHNQNVASRYRLHTQGVLCLVEAGVRQGTQWVQGSPIYEEKADGIWVLLDSPVEVGRAVLQKVLSDEAYTQPGVAEFLASLDIAVEQYALGWEQVQYLSANVPASAYEWFIKGERVAALRDRPFHPSSKAKVGFNAEDVTRYAAEFGKAISLRWVAIRLDAVQQGCEDGLSILDVLDDVQRGVVEAEFAQKGITLDEYLPMPVHPWQLQHMILPRFTGEIEEGSIVVLDLEVGDVQATSSLRSMAPSTESNLMLKLPVSVLSLGAARYLPVVKLLNGLAGERMLRQAVACDETLKDKVFMCEEQNWWGFMPESMGLFDDHPRHLAAQIRVYPAELLNEAYKVIPMAALGVNLEGNHLLKDILGDDLSSTNVLDFYASIATTFYDIVMRLFKVGVVPEIHGQNCCLVLRDNQVKGLLFRDHDSVRLHQPYLDKHGIADPAYHIRPGYSNSLYNETIQKLIFYVQSLGTQVNLAAIMEALSEVYHIPETKLWEITEQAWKEALQHVQLPQSDRAALAHAIFESEEWPVKLVVRPLLEADGVPGAMPSGKGVGWNPFYKG, encoded by the coding sequence ATGTCAACACTGATGAAGCGTTCCAGTCTGCAAGCCGCTGAACGCGGGATTATGGCTGATCTGATGAATTCATTCTTGTCGGAGCAATTGCTTCCACTGGAAGGGTATTCGTTCATTGATTTTGCCGCGGCCCCTGCACCGTTCCGTCGATTGTACAAGGGATATGACAGCGAAGAGCATAATCAGAATGTAGCTTCTCGCTATAGATTACACACTCAAGGTGTACTGTGTCTGGTTGAAGCAGGGGTGAGACAGGGGACTCAATGGGTTCAGGGTTCACCGATCTATGAGGAGAAAGCAGATGGAATCTGGGTTCTCCTTGATTCTCCGGTAGAGGTTGGACGTGCGGTGTTACAGAAGGTTTTGTCGGATGAGGCTTATACGCAGCCCGGAGTGGCAGAGTTTCTTGCTAGTCTCGACATTGCTGTGGAGCAGTATGCTCTGGGCTGGGAACAAGTCCAGTATCTGTCCGCCAATGTCCCGGCGTCTGCTTATGAGTGGTTTATCAAGGGTGAGCGCGTTGCGGCATTGCGGGATCGTCCATTTCACCCATCGTCCAAAGCCAAGGTGGGATTCAACGCAGAAGATGTAACACGCTATGCAGCGGAATTCGGGAAGGCGATTTCGCTGCGCTGGGTGGCTATACGGCTGGATGCCGTGCAGCAAGGGTGTGAAGATGGGCTGTCCATTTTGGACGTGTTAGACGATGTTCAGCGCGGAGTGGTGGAAGCCGAGTTTGCCCAAAAAGGGATCACGTTGGATGAATATCTGCCGATGCCTGTACATCCGTGGCAATTGCAGCATATGATTCTGCCCCGTTTCACTGGGGAGATCGAAGAAGGCAGCATTGTCGTATTGGACCTAGAAGTGGGCGACGTACAGGCAACATCCTCTCTACGCTCGATGGCTCCGTCAACCGAATCTAATCTGATGCTCAAGCTACCGGTTAGTGTGCTGTCACTGGGGGCTGCTCGCTATCTTCCCGTAGTCAAGCTGCTGAATGGTCTTGCTGGGGAACGGATGCTCCGACAGGCCGTTGCGTGTGACGAGACGTTGAAGGACAAGGTGTTCATGTGCGAAGAGCAGAACTGGTGGGGCTTTATGCCAGAATCCATGGGACTGTTCGATGATCATCCACGCCATCTGGCTGCACAGATTCGTGTGTATCCCGCTGAATTGCTTAATGAAGCCTACAAAGTCATTCCAATGGCTGCACTGGGTGTGAATCTGGAAGGTAACCATCTATTAAAGGACATTCTGGGTGATGATCTGAGCAGCACGAATGTTCTCGACTTTTATGCCAGTATAGCTACGACGTTTTATGATATCGTGATGCGTCTGTTCAAGGTGGGTGTTGTACCTGAGATTCATGGTCAGAACTGTTGTCTGGTGTTACGAGATAATCAGGTAAAAGGTCTCTTGTTCCGCGATCATGATTCCGTGCGTCTGCATCAGCCTTATCTGGACAAGCATGGGATCGCAGACCCTGCTTATCATATTCGCCCAGGCTACTCGAACAGCTTGTATAACGAGACGATTCAGAAGCTGATTTTCTATGTGCAATCTTTGGGGACGCAGGTGAATCTGGCTGCGATCATGGAGGCACTCAGCGAGGTGTATCACATCCCGGAAACGAAGTTATGGGAGATCACGGAGCAGGCTTGGAAGGAAGCGCTGCAACATGTGCAGCTTCCCCAATCCGACCGGGCCGCGCTCGCTCATGCGATATTTGAGAGCGAGGAATGGCCCGTGAAGTTAGTTGTCCGTCCGCTGCTTGAAGCGGATGGGGTGCCTGGCGCGATGCCATCGGGCAAAGGCGTAGGGTGGAACCCTTTTTACAAGGGATAG
- a CDS encoding IucA/IucC family protein — protein MGVVGYKAEAGGRTEAVYVGVQERIMRQTLEAMWFEGILDSHVSGSEWRTSGLTSSGDSVAYTCEAERKFSFGRVKVKKGSIQREGVSCTDLDLFLEEIVLNALKGANVTAFIQELLETMAKDSQCRAILPLNIPSEDRHYDALESHMTDGHLYHPSYKSRLGFSLKDNLAYGPEFNSEVALVWVAVKKELAQTAVSTGYTSEELVGQHLTAEDVERFQQILQQQGRTDTGENVKAYAASADQLGSSAEVGEITAVQDSLIGSSVGSKDSKVDGEIGSDADDRYVFIPVHPWQWEHQLESVFARQRMDGDIVYLGPSSSPYRAQQSIRSLSNRVNPEAPYIKLALSITNTSSTRILAQHTTQNAPLISDWLDELVREDELLQQAQFAILKEIMGLSFRYEQLPATQYGRAYGTLGAIWRENVSVHLKEGETAWPLNALMLVQPDGVPFIQNAVERHGVEKWSEALVRTVTLPIIHLLYAHGIALESHAQNIILVLEDDLPKRIIIKDLHDGVRYVPDQLLHPERAPKLNPEPETHRKFNRYSFIYAGDVSEVRDYTYDAFFFICMTDIALALEKFGLSEEAFWQLCADVIVDYQKQHPEYMERFVAFDLFAEDALIEEMTKRRLYGDGELYFRKASNPLKISKDALESQGTPELKGIVE, from the coding sequence GTGGGAGTCGTGGGATACAAGGCTGAAGCAGGCGGCAGGACAGAAGCAGTATACGTGGGTGTACAAGAACGGATCATGCGGCAGACGCTGGAGGCGATGTGGTTTGAAGGCATCTTGGACAGTCATGTAAGTGGGAGCGAGTGGAGAACCAGCGGCCTTACATCTTCCGGCGATTCTGTAGCGTACACGTGTGAAGCGGAGCGAAAGTTTTCATTTGGTCGGGTGAAGGTGAAGAAGGGATCGATTCAGAGGGAAGGCGTTTCCTGCACCGATCTGGATCTGTTTTTGGAGGAAATCGTGCTGAACGCATTAAAGGGTGCAAACGTGACGGCTTTTATCCAGGAACTGCTCGAAACGATGGCAAAGGACAGTCAGTGCCGAGCAATATTACCCTTGAACATTCCGAGTGAAGATCGGCATTATGATGCGCTCGAAAGTCACATGACCGACGGTCATTTGTACCACCCGAGCTATAAGTCGAGACTGGGATTTTCTTTGAAAGACAATCTGGCCTATGGCCCTGAATTTAACTCGGAGGTTGCATTAGTCTGGGTTGCTGTGAAAAAAGAATTGGCTCAGACCGCTGTATCCACGGGGTATACCTCTGAAGAATTGGTGGGGCAGCATCTGACCGCAGAGGACGTAGAGCGATTTCAACAGATCCTACAACAACAAGGTCGTACGGACACGGGCGAGAACGTCAAGGCATATGCGGCGAGTGCAGATCAGCTTGGTAGCAGTGCCGAGGTTGGTGAAATAACAGCTGTTCAAGATAGCTTAATAGGCTCGAGCGTTGGTAGCAAAGACAGCAAGGTGGATGGGGAAATAGGTTCTGACGCGGATGATCGCTATGTGTTCATTCCAGTTCATCCATGGCAATGGGAGCATCAGTTGGAATCGGTATTTGCCCGTCAGCGCATGGATGGGGACATCGTGTATCTTGGTCCATCGTCTTCGCCCTATCGTGCACAGCAATCGATTCGTTCGCTCTCGAACCGGGTAAATCCGGAGGCACCTTACATCAAGCTGGCCCTTAGCATCACCAACACATCGAGCACACGTATTCTGGCACAGCATACGACCCAGAACGCGCCACTGATCAGCGATTGGCTGGATGAACTTGTTCGTGAAGATGAGCTGTTGCAGCAGGCGCAGTTTGCCATTTTAAAAGAAATCATGGGACTGTCGTTCCGTTATGAGCAGTTGCCTGCAACGCAGTATGGACGGGCCTACGGCACACTCGGTGCGATCTGGCGGGAGAATGTATCGGTTCATCTGAAGGAAGGCGAGACGGCGTGGCCGCTGAATGCACTGATGTTGGTGCAGCCGGATGGTGTTCCGTTTATCCAGAATGCTGTAGAACGACATGGTGTGGAAAAGTGGAGCGAGGCCCTTGTTCGCACAGTTACACTGCCGATTATTCATTTGCTCTATGCACACGGGATTGCGCTGGAATCTCATGCTCAGAATATCATTTTGGTGCTGGAAGATGATCTACCGAAACGAATCATTATCAAGGATCTGCATGATGGTGTTCGCTACGTACCGGATCAACTGTTGCACCCGGAACGGGCACCGAAGCTGAACCCCGAGCCAGAAACTCACCGTAAATTCAATCGGTATTCCTTCATCTATGCCGGAGATGTGTCGGAAGTCCGCGATTATACGTATGACGCATTCTTCTTTATCTGTATGACAGATATTGCGTTGGCTTTGGAGAAGTTTGGATTGTCCGAAGAAGCGTTCTGGCAACTGTGCGCAGATGTAATTGTAGATTATCAGAAGCAGCACCCGGAGTATATGGAACGGTTCGTTGCATTTGACCTTTTTGCCGAAGATGCACTGATCGAAGAGATGACGAAGCGCCGTCTGTATGGGGATGGAGAGTTATATTTCCGCAAGGCGAGCAATCCGCTCAAGATATCAAAGGATGCACTTGAATCACAGGGAACACCCGAATTAAAAGGAATCGTCGAATGA
- a CDS encoding aldolase/citrate lyase family protein produces the protein MRINTLKEKIARKQPVYGLFVSIPHPVIIEMIGHAEYDFVIIDLEHAATSMESVEELVRAAELVGLTPLVRISKVERAEILKVLDCGAQGIVIPHVEQVEQVEEAVRHAYYHPVGMRSLNSGRPGVFGKYPLTGYIEEANEQVMVVPMIESAEGVRQSAQILSHPQVNFVLEGAADLSQSLGVPWQTEHPDVRRALDKLHAIAHQCEVPYATVTRGVDDMSLWAERGVHIYVLGDDRNTAFRAYAQKRNDYRNAGGQI, from the coding sequence ATGAGGATTAACACGCTGAAGGAAAAGATTGCACGTAAACAGCCAGTGTATGGCCTTTTTGTATCCATTCCGCATCCGGTCATCATCGAGATGATCGGCCATGCGGAGTATGACTTTGTCATTATTGATCTGGAACATGCCGCAACATCGATGGAATCGGTGGAAGAGTTGGTTCGTGCAGCGGAACTGGTCGGCTTAACCCCGTTGGTTCGGATTTCGAAGGTGGAGCGAGCGGAGATTCTTAAAGTGCTTGACTGTGGCGCACAAGGGATCGTCATTCCGCATGTCGAGCAAGTGGAGCAGGTGGAAGAAGCGGTTCGTCACGCTTACTATCATCCGGTTGGCATGCGGAGCTTGAATAGCGGTCGTCCCGGTGTATTCGGTAAATATCCGCTCACGGGATATATCGAGGAAGCTAATGAACAAGTGATGGTTGTACCGATGATCGAAAGTGCGGAGGGCGTGCGGCAAAGTGCACAGATTCTGTCTCACCCTCAGGTGAACTTTGTATTGGAAGGGGCGGCAGATCTGTCGCAATCCCTCGGCGTGCCATGGCAGACCGAGCACCCAGATGTGAGACGTGCGCTGGATAAATTGCATGCTATCGCGCATCAGTGCGAAGTACCTTATGCTACGGTCACTAGAGGCGTGGATGACATGTCGCTCTGGGCTGAGCGGGGAGTACATATATACGTGCTTGGTGATGATCGGAATACGGCGTTTCGGGCATATGCCCAAAAACGGAATGACTACAGGAATGCGGGTGGGCAGATATGA